The Humulus lupulus chromosome 3, drHumLupu1.1, whole genome shotgun sequence genome window below encodes:
- the LOC133822601 gene encoding uncharacterized protein LOC133822601, whose product MCDSLILQTALTQSDALCKCPHSGVICNSHLQYATGENTSLELEVRNRGKGAARLGTYIKRNNFPYRFQLEQDIRKLEQQLQEEKELHIILENAIEKNALEISTPGLPHCAQELLTTIAALEVTVSELEQDMVSLHYQLSQERNERRLAEYRLKHPSPQLTSPRCTDILPSLRCSKHLTPERSLEDNSFQELGDQESEHSGESTSMQSGMENAEDSVETCNDTETSIKMDPESCRSTEFIKLPKGIPPKGLWDNPNQLSEEMVKCMKNIFMSLADSAITPPSDALENNSSSLSPRGHLSNSSWWSSERSVISSWVHSPQVDIQSNSEVLAFENVCDPYRVRGKLSWADIGNYGLATEVSWMSVGKKQLEYAAGALRKFRILVEQLAKVNPIHLNCNQRLAFWINLYNALIMHAYLAYGVPRSDLKLFSLMQKAAYTVGGHSFSAAAIEYVILKMKPPLHRPQIALLLALHKVKVSEEQKKSAMSMHEPLVSFALSCGMYSSPAVRIYTERSVREELEEAQRDYIRSSVGISSKGRLLVPKMLHCFAKGFVDDSNLAVWISHYLPPHQAAFVEQCISQRRQSLLGSRNCGILPFDSRFRYLFLPDKVPL is encoded by the exons ATGTGCGACTCTCTGATTCTGCAAACTGCCTTGACCCA AAGTGATGCCCTCTGTAAATGCCCTCATTCTGGTGTGATTTGTAACTCACATCTTCAGTATGCTACCGGTGAAAACACATCTTTAGAGTTAGAG GTGAGAAATCGTGGAAAAGGTGCTGCAAGACTTGGAACATACATTAAAAGAAACAATTTCCCATACAGATTCCAACTTGAACAGGAT ATACGGAAATTAGAACAGCAGCTGCAAGAAGAAAAGGAACTGCATATTATTTTGGAAAATGCTATTGAAAAAAATGCACTTGAAATCTCTACTCCAGGCCTCCCGCACTGT GCTCAAGAACTTTTAACCACCATTGCAGCATTAGAGGTGACAGTTTCAGAACTTGAACAAGACATGGTGTCTTTGCATTATCAACTTAGTCAAGAAAGAAATGAACGAAGGCTAGCAGAATATCGTCTAAAGCATCCATCTCCTCAGTTGACATCTCCTCGCTGCACTGAT ATTTTACCTTCTTTGAGGTGCTCAAAGCATTTGACTCCAGAACGGAGTCTTGAAGATAACTCATTCCAAGAGTTGGGAGATCAAGAATCAGAACATAGTGGTGAATCAACTTCCATGCAGTCAGGAATGGAG AATGCAGAGGACTCAGTTGAAACTTGCAATGACACGGAAACATCCATTAAGATGGACCCAGAATCTTGTAGATCTACTGAATTCATTAAGCTTCCCAAGGGGATACCGCCTAAGGGCCTCTGGGACAATCCTAATCAACTTTCAGAAGAGATGGTTAAATGTATGAAGAATATATTCATGTCTTTGGCAGATTCTGCTATAACACCACCATCAGATGCACTAGAGAACAATTCATCATCTTTATCTCCACGTGGGCATCTTTCTAATTCTTCATGGTGGTCGTCTGAACGGTCAGTGATTTCATCATGGGTGCACAGCCCACAGGTTGACATACAGAGTAACTCTGAAGTGTTGGCCTTTGAGAATGTGTGCGATCCCTATAGAGTTCGTGGAAAACTAAGTTGGGCCGACATTGGAAACTATGGGTTGGCCACCGAAGTTTCTTGGATGTCAGTTGGGAAAAAGCAATTAGAATATGCTGCAGGGGCACTGAGGAAATTCAG AATACTTGTTGAGCAACTTGCAAAAGTAAACCCTATACATCTGAACTGCAATCAGAGGCTGGCTTTCTGGATCAACTTATATAATGCACTCATAATGCAT GCATATTTGGCCTATGGAGTCCCTAGAAGTGACTTGAAACTTTTCTCTTTGATGCAAAAG GCCGCGTATACTGTTGGAGGGCATTCTTTCAGTGCAGCTGCTATTGAGTACGTAATATTGAAGATGAAACCGCCTCTTCATCGGCCACAAATT GCATTACTTCTTGCACTTCACAAGGTGAAGGTGTCTGAAGAGCAAAAAAAGTCTGCGATGAGTATGCATGAGCCGCTCGTATCTTTTGCTTTGAGCTGTGGAATGTACTCTTCACCGGCG GTAAGAATCTACACAGAGAGAAGCGTAagggaagagctcgaagaagcaCAACGCGATTACATTCGATCTTCAGTTGGCATCAGTAGCAAAGGGAGATTGTTAGTCCCGAAAATGCTGCATTGCTTTGCCAAAGGATTTGTTGATGATTCCAATTTGGCTGTATGGATATCTCATTACCTCCCACCCCATCAGGCTGCATTTGTTGAGCAATGCATATCACAGAGGCGCCAAAGTCTTCTCGGTTCTCGCAACTGTGGCATTCTTCCCTTTGATTCACGCTTTCGATATCTATTCCTACCTGACAAAGTTCCTCTATAA